A single region of the Chloroflexota bacterium genome encodes:
- the ltaE gene encoding low-specificity L-threonine aldolase — MYNSFATHDSPANIIDLRSDTVTHPTPAMRRVMADAEVGDDVYGEDPTINKLERLAAEMLGKEAAVFVASGTMANVSAMMCHVQRGDEVILGARSHMYLEEQGAIAALGQAQAVPIMENPDGTLPLEAVEAAIRDDDPHHPITRLVCLENTHNICGGQPISVEYTQAIGALAKKHGLKFHIDGARLFNAAVALNVSPAALAGPADSISFCLSKGLCAPVGSMVCGSGDFIARVRRARKVLGGGMRQAGILAAAGLVALTTMVERLSNDHDDAQRLAQGLAKISGIVLDPAQVRTNMVYFDLAPEAPMNAQQFADKLKERGALIGPAGPRRLRAVLHYWISPVQVDETIEAVKEVLK, encoded by the coding sequence ATGTACAACTCTTTCGCTACTCATGACTCGCCCGCTAACATCATCGATCTGCGTTCCGACACCGTCACCCATCCCACGCCGGCCATGCGCCGGGTCATGGCCGACGCCGAAGTGGGCGACGATGTTTATGGCGAAGACCCGACGATTAACAAACTTGAAAGGCTGGCCGCCGAGATGCTGGGCAAAGAGGCCGCCGTCTTTGTTGCCAGCGGCACGATGGCCAATGTGTCGGCCATGATGTGCCACGTTCAGCGCGGCGACGAAGTGATCCTCGGTGCGCGCAGTCACATGTATCTCGAAGAGCAGGGGGCGATTGCGGCGCTCGGTCAGGCTCAGGCTGTGCCGATCATGGAAAACCCCGATGGCACTCTGCCGTTGGAGGCTGTTGAAGCCGCCATTCGCGACGACGACCCGCATCATCCCATTACCCGCCTCGTCTGCCTCGAAAACACGCACAACATTTGCGGCGGCCAACCCATCTCTGTTGAGTATACGCAAGCGATCGGCGCACTGGCGAAGAAGCATGGACTGAAATTTCATATTGACGGCGCGCGTCTCTTCAACGCCGCCGTCGCCCTCAATGTTTCGCCCGCCGCCCTCGCCGGGCCAGCCGACTCTATTTCGTTTTGCCTTTCCAAAGGCCTGTGCGCGCCGGTCGGCTCGATGGTGTGCGGAAGCGGCGACTTCATTGCTCGCGTTCGGCGGGCGCGCAAAGTGCTGGGCGGCGGCATGAGGCAGGCCGGCATCCTGGCCGCCGCCGGACTCGTGGCCCTGACCACGATGGTCGAGCGTCTGTCGAATGATCACGACGATGCCCAACGGCTGGCGCAAGGCCTGGCTAAAATTTCGGGTATCGTGCTCGACCCGGCGCAGGTGCGAACGAATATGGTCTATTTTGATCTCGCGCCGGAGGCGCCGATGAACGCGCAACAGTTTGCCGACAAGCTGAAGGAGCGCGGCGCCCTCATCGGCCCGGCAGGCCCGCGCCGCCTGCGCGCTGTTTTGCATTACTGGATTTCGCCCGTGCAAGTGGATGAGACGATTGAGGCAGTGAAGGAAGTTTTGAAGTGA
- the glmS gene encoding glutamine--fructose-6-phosphate transaminase (isomerizing) — protein sequence MCGIVGYVGPREAAPIILDGLKRLEYRGYDSAGLAVLHDAGDGVTRINIRRDVGKLHNLVSRYNSDPVSGPIGIGHTRWATHGAPSERNAHPHLSDGGNVVVVQNGIVENFVELKEELLAEGATFSSDTDTEVIANLIERYLSADVPLEEAVRQTLKRLRGANVIVAMTPREPGKIVAARMGNAGGVTVGLGDGEMFLASDMPAILEHTRRMAFLESGWMVIVQRDGYEVQTFDGKAVHPEVHTIAWDMVTAEKGEYRHFMQKEIHEQVRSITDTIGGRINFETGQVTLGDLNLTPELAKKIEKIVIVACGTAAHAGMVGKVLIESLARVPVEVDIASEFRYRDPLVNDRTAALSISQSGETADTLAAMEEARSRGATLWSIVNVIGSQAMRVAHGYITMQSGPEIGVASTKAFTAPLVDLYLLAMKLGELRGVLKPKDLKALAADLARLPDLVGRTLDREPQVEAVARILRDTNHCLYLGRGINMPIAYEGALKLKEISYIHAEGYPAGEMKHGPIALIDKEMPVLVIATKDRWYEKMLSQVEQARARGGIVIAVATDGDTLMAAKADHVLYVPDCPWLLSPVLTVLPLQLLAYHIAVLRGCDVDQPRNLAKSVTVE from the coding sequence ATGTGTGGCATCGTTGGTTACGTCGGCCCGCGCGAGGCGGCGCCGATCATTCTCGACGGCTTGAAGCGGCTGGAGTATCGCGGCTACGACTCAGCCGGACTGGCCGTCTTGCACGACGCGGGTGACGGCGTCACCCGGATCAACATCCGGCGCGATGTTGGCAAACTGCATAATCTGGTCTCGCGCTACAACAGCGACCCGGTGAGCGGCCCGATCGGCATCGGGCACACGCGCTGGGCGACTCACGGCGCGCCCTCGGAGCGCAACGCCCATCCCCACCTCAGCGACGGCGGCAACGTGGTCGTGGTGCAAAACGGCATCGTCGAGAACTTCGTCGAACTCAAAGAGGAACTGCTGGCCGAGGGCGCAACGTTCAGCTCCGACACCGACACCGAAGTGATCGCCAATCTCATCGAACGTTATTTGTCTGCCGACGTTCCGTTGGAAGAAGCGGTGCGGCAAACGCTCAAGCGCCTGCGCGGCGCGAACGTGATCGTGGCCATGACGCCGCGCGAGCCGGGCAAGATCGTGGCGGCGCGGATGGGCAACGCCGGCGGCGTCACCGTCGGCCTGGGCGACGGTGAAATGTTCCTCGCCTCCGACATGCCCGCCATCCTCGAACATACCCGACGCATGGCGTTTCTGGAGTCGGGCTGGATGGTGATCGTTCAACGCGACGGCTACGAAGTGCAAACATTCGACGGCAAGGCCGTTCACCCAGAAGTCCACACCATCGCCTGGGACATGGTGACGGCAGAGAAGGGCGAGTACCGCCACTTCATGCAAAAAGAGATTCACGAGCAAGTGCGCTCCATCACCGACACCATCGGCGGGCGAATTAACTTTGAAACCGGGCAGGTGACGTTGGGCGACCTGAACCTGACGCCCGAACTGGCTAAGAAGATTGAGAAGATCGTCATCGTGGCCTGCGGCACGGCGGCTCATGCGGGCATGGTCGGCAAGGTGTTGATCGAATCGCTGGCCCGCGTTCCGGTGGAAGTGGACATCGCCTCTGAGTTTCGCTACCGCGACCCGTTGGTGAACGACCGGACGGCGGCGCTGTCCATCAGCCAATCCGGGGAAACCGCCGACACGTTGGCGGCGATGGAGGAAGCCCGAAGCAGGGGCGCGACCTTGTGGAGCATCGTCAACGTCATCGGCTCGCAGGCGATGCGCGTCGCGCATGGCTACATCACCATGCAGTCCGGCCCGGAGATCGGCGTGGCCTCAACCAAAGCCTTCACCGCGCCGCTGGTTGACCTGTATTTGTTGGCGATGAAGCTGGGCGAACTGCGCGGCGTGCTGAAGCCGAAAGACCTCAAGGCGCTGGCCGCCGACCTGGCCCGCCTGCCCGACCTGGTGGGCCGCACCCTCGACCGCGAGCCACAAGTGGAAGCGGTGGCAAGAATCCTGCGCGACACCAATCACTGCCTTTACTTGGGGCGCGGCATCAACATGCCCATTGCCTACGAAGGCGCGCTCAAGCTCAAAGAGATTTCGTACATTCACGCCGAAGGCTACCCGGCGGGCGAGATGAAGCACGGCCCGATTGCCTTGATTGACAAGGAGATGCCGGTGCTGGTGATTGCGACGAAGGATCGCTGGTACGAAAAAATGTTGAGCCAGGTGGAGCAGGCCAGAGCCAGAGGCGGGATCGTGATTGCCGTCGCCACCGACGGCGACACGTTGATGGCCGCCAAAGCCGATCACGTCTTATACGTTCCCGATTGCCCCTGGCTCCTCAGCCCGGTGCTAACGGTTCTGCCCCTGCAGCTGCTGGCCTATCACATCGCCGTCCTGCGCGGCTGTGATGTTGACCAGCCTCGCAATTTGGCGAAGAGTGTGACGGTGGAGTAA
- a CDS encoding helix-turn-helix domain-containing protein, translating to MKEELFNELVASAREGGAILRGAVTPSRAFVVDGPNIKRVRAYYQLSQNEFAALLGISVKTLRNWEQGRRMPEGPARVLLQVAAKHPDAVWDVVRPATRQKSAKAKRPGKVA from the coding sequence ATGAAAGAAGAGTTGTTCAATGAGTTGGTGGCTAGCGCACGGGAAGGCGGCGCAATACTGCGTGGCGCGGTCACCCCTTCGCGCGCCTTTGTTGTGGACGGGCCAAACATCAAGCGTGTTCGCGCCTATTATCAGCTGTCACAGAATGAGTTCGCCGCGTTGCTCGGTATCAGCGTAAAAACCTTGCGAAACTGGGAACAGGGCCGTCGAATGCCAGAAGGCCCGGCGCGTGTTCTATTGCAAGTGGCGGCAAAACATCCTGACGCTGTTTGGGATGTTGTTCGACCGGCTACTCGTCAAAAGAGCGCGAAGGCTAAAAGGCCAGGCAAAGTTGCCTGA
- a CDS encoding type II toxin-antitoxin system RelE/ParE family toxin: MVIVETSVFTRQVLELLTDDEYRKLQVVLANRPSAGDLIKGSGGLRKIRWAIAGRGKRGGARVIYYWAVKQERLLMLFVYPKNERDDLSAAQLKLLRTIVEDEYP, translated from the coding sequence ATGGTCATCGTCGAAACTTCAGTGTTCACCCGGCAGGTATTGGAACTGCTGACGGACGATGAGTACCGCAAGTTGCAGGTTGTCTTAGCCAACCGCCCCAGCGCCGGAGACCTCATCAAAGGCAGTGGCGGTTTACGCAAAATACGATGGGCAATAGCAGGACGTGGCAAACGAGGCGGAGCGCGAGTCATCTACTATTGGGCGGTCAAGCAGGAACGGTTGCTCATGCTGTTCGTGTACCCCAAGAACGAACGCGATGATTTATCCGCCGCTCAACTCAAGTTATTGCGAACGATTGTCGAGGACGAATATCCATGA